In the genome of Drosophila subpulchrella strain 33 F10 #4 breed RU33 chromosome 2L, RU_Dsub_v1.1 Primary Assembly, whole genome shotgun sequence, one region contains:
- the LOC119546512 gene encoding ubiquitin-conjugating enzyme E2Q-like protein CG4502: MSSRSKERVVTAFRKIFHKSSNNNNNNNNNNHNNNINNNNNDKVDGATGSSPNTNNNNNHEGAAPSSAGCGGAMGGGAVGGGSSGSSGASKNAVVRMAAEQAVWDSPGKRRRQDHKVAPTTGRQLVAAPDQTIRSRRLMKEYREMERLQCKNDAVFTVELVNDSLFEWHVRLHVIDPDSPLAKDMVEMGVPAILLHLSFPDNFPFAPPFMRVVEPRIEKGYVMEGGAICMELLTPRGWASAYTVEAVIMQFAASVVKGQGRITRKPKSTKEFTRRQAEESFRSLVKTHEKYGWVTPALSDG, from the exons ATGTCGTCGCGTTCCAAGGAGAGAGTTGTCACTGCATTCCGCAAAATCTTCCACAAGTCCagcaataataataacaacaacaacaacaacaaccataataataacataaataataacaacaatgaCAAGGTTGATGGCGCCACTGGCAGCAGTCCGAACacaaacaacaataacaatcaCGAGGGGGCAGCTCCCTCCTCGGCGGGATGCGGCGGGGCAATGGGCGGTGGAGCAGTGGGCGGCGGATCATCCGGATCATCTGGTGCCTCCAAGAATGCAGTAGTGCGAATGGCAGCCGAGCAGGCTGTTTGGGACTCCCCAGGCAAGCGGCGACGACAAGATCACAA GGTGGCGCCGACGACGGGACGCCAACTGGTGGCGGCGCCGGATCAGACCATTCGATCCCGCCGCCTCATGAAGGAGTACCGCGAAATGGAGCGACTGCAGTGCAAGAACGATGCCGTCTTCACG GTGGAACTCGTCAACGACAGTCTGTTCGAGTGGCACGTGCGCCTGCACGTGATTGATCCCGACTCGCCTTTGGCCAAAGACATGGTCGAGATGGGTGTGCCGGCCATCCTCTTGCACCTGAGTTTCCCCGACAACTTCCCCTTCGCCCCGCCGTTCATGCGCGTGGTGGAGCCGCGCATCGAGAAGGGTTACGTGATGGAGGGCGGCGCCATCTGCATGGAACTCCTAACGCCGCGCGGATGGGCCAGTGCCTATACGGTGGAGGCGGTCATCATGCAGTTCGCAGCCAGCGTGGTCAAGGGTCAGGGCAGGATCACGCGCAAACCAAAGAGTACAAAGGAGTTCACTCG